The Chryseobacterium suipulveris genome window below encodes:
- a CDS encoding HupE/UreJ family protein: MQDFFFYLKLGWEHIISLDALDHQLFILALVAVYALSDWKKILILVTAFTIGHSITLALSVLDFFRIPTDWVEFLIPLTIVIIALDNIFFKGNQSKLMRINYFLALIFGLIHGMGFANTARMMMAKEQNIFVPLLGFNLGLEMGQILVVVIVLLLEFFIFKYLKIKKVNWILIVSFFVLLVSLKICIDRFPLS, from the coding sequence ATGCAGGACTTTTTCTTTTACTTAAAGCTTGGTTGGGAGCACATTATTTCTCTGGACGCACTGGATCACCAACTTTTCATTTTAGCGTTGGTCGCGGTTTACGCGTTGAGTGACTGGAAAAAAATCTTGATTTTGGTAACGGCATTTACCATTGGGCATTCCATCACTTTGGCTTTAAGCGTTCTGGATTTTTTCAGGATTCCTACTGATTGGGTAGAATTCTTGATTCCTTTAACCATCGTCATCATCGCACTCGACAATATCTTTTTCAAAGGAAACCAGTCCAAATTAATGAGGATCAATTACTTTCTCGCCCTCATTTTCGGGTTGATTCACGGGATGGGTTTTGCGAATACCGCAAGAATGATGATGGCGAAAGAACAGAATATTTTCGTTCCGCTTTTAGGGTTTAATCTTGGACTCGAAATGGGACAGATTCTGGTTGTTGTGATCGTTTTATTATTAGAATTTTTCATTTTTAAATATCTAAAAATCAAGAAAGTAAACTGGATTCTAATCGTTTCTTTTTTCGTACTGCTTGTGTCGCTAAAAATCTGTATCGATAGATTTCCGCTTTCTTAG
- a CDS encoding DUF6702 family protein, producing the protein MKKLLLLFSIFISTLFLAKEIHPYHVGSVEFKYNSKSKTFEIIGKFFLDDLENGLKEKYGKAVHFNDEKFKQEINELLKKYCTDYLKLKTDSKFLKIDYLGFEEESESVNIFLESEVVSQPKKVEVAVSFLYNLFDDQMNIIHIIVGGKRQSDRLSYPNRYLFKQF; encoded by the coding sequence ATGAAAAAGCTTCTGCTTCTTTTTTCAATTTTCATTTCAACTCTTTTTCTTGCCAAAGAAATTCACCCTTATCATGTTGGTTCGGTAGAATTCAAGTATAACTCAAAATCAAAGACATTTGAAATTATCGGTAAATTTTTCCTGGATGATTTAGAGAACGGCTTAAAAGAAAAATACGGAAAAGCGGTTCACTTTAATGACGAAAAATTCAAACAGGAAATAAACGAGCTGTTAAAGAAATATTGTACAGACTATTTGAAGCTAAAGACAGATAGTAAGTTTTTGAAAATCGATTATCTTGGTTTTGAAGAAGAGAGTGAGTCGGTGAACATTTTCCTGGAAAGCGAAGTGGTCAGTCAACCAAAGAAAGTGGAGGTTGCCGTGAGTTTTCTGTACAATTTGTTTGACGACCAAATGAATATCATACACATTATTGTCGGTGGAAAACGG